Proteins encoded in a region of the Rutidosis leptorrhynchoides isolate AG116_Rl617_1_P2 chromosome 9, CSIRO_AGI_Rlap_v1, whole genome shotgun sequence genome:
- the LOC139869001 gene encoding dihydrolipoyllysine-residue acetyltransferase component 1 of pyruvate dehydrogenase complex, mitochondrial-like, protein MGYKNRSIFASIMKSVSFICLYHLMIKELAEKARAGKLTPNEFSISNLGMFPVDQFCAIINPPQSGILAVGRGNQVVEPVFDADGIEKPAVVTRMNVTLSVDHRVFDGEVAAAFLGSLKSNFNDIRRLLI, encoded by the exons ATGGGGTATAAGAATAGGTCTATATTTGCTTCAATAATGAAATCGGTCTCGTTTATATGTTTGTATCATCTGATGATCAAGGAACTCGCTGAGAAAGCAAGAGCAGGGAAGCTTACACCAAATGAGTTTAG TATATCGAATTTGGGTATGTTCCCAGTGGACCAATTTTGTGCAATTATAAATCCACCTCAG TCAGGCATTCTTGCTGTTGGTAGGGGTAACCAAGTGGTTGAACCAGTGTTTGATGCTGATG GTATTGAGAAACCCGCAGTTGTAACAAGGATGAACGTAACACTATCTGTTGATCATCGCGTTTTTGATGGAGAAGTTGCAG CCGCTTTCCTCGGATCTTTGAAATCGAACTTCAATGATATACGGAGACTACTGATCTAG